The genomic segment CTCACGTTGTAGGTCCAGCTATCATAGATCTGTACAATGAATGGCTGATTCCAATTTTCCAGCACACTTGTTTTAATATTCTTCCTTTTTCTATTattagatttgatttgatttgatttttcatttattttgaattttagggACGGCTGACGTTTTTGACTGACCGTTTGACTGTTAAACAGATGTTGTCGACTCGTTAGAACATTCGTAGAAGAGCCGCCATCGAGTCGTTGTCGTAGAACTTTGACTCCATTTTTCCCCGCGTCCAGTCCTGTACTTGCAAATGATCACGACTCCCTTTTAGCTTCTAGATACCATCTTCTCTAAGATCAAGAATCGAGATTTCTCTTGCAGGATAAAAGTAGAAGAATGGATGGATCTTGTTACAAGTGTTTCTCTCGTTACAATTCCGAGATTTCTCTTCGtacatggttttttttttttgtagttgaaagGGATGGTTTATTTTTAGGCATGCCGGCATGGCTTTGCTCTTTCTTCTAGGACATGAATTTAGCATTGCATCGGAAAGTTGCAAAGAAATGTTTGGACGGCCCAAGTGGATAAATGactcaaaatgattattatgataacatataatttttttttcatttattctTGTACAAATTAATAGATTTGATTAATAAACGCAAAGATAGATAATATCGTTTTATAGTCCTTGGAGGGCATTTGCCTGGTCGGATCAAACCACACTTTTTCCTAGCTTGTGATTGtatattatatttgaaattttacaTTTTTGGTTTTGTGTAAATAAATATCCAGTTTTGACTTTTTATAttgtaaaattttaatttcaatcATGCGTATTTCAATTGTTGATAATTTTAATGTGTCAACGTTAATTGCACACATCAGTGTCACGACAGCACCATATTAGCACcatactagaaaaataaaaaccaAAATTAATAATCGAATACTGGAATTTAACAACACACACATAGTACCAAAATTACAACAAGATATCCATACAAACCCAATATTGCTATTTTCCCAATTATATATAATTGTTGACGGTTATATCATTGAGAAAGAGTCGCAAAATAAAGTATTCcagattgaaattgaattatgtGTGATGTTTTTCCCCTCTTTCTAGATCCTCACAATTAATTCACCCACGACCCAACTTAAAAAATGAAGCCAACATCCAACACTCAGAGCACCAGGACTTGTTTCACTCTAAAATAAGAAGaaaattattcaaataaaaacaaTGAATACATGTGCTAAATTTTGTCCCaaccaataaaaaaatatgcgAATTAAAGACTATCGAAATGATGATAAGGCCATTTCTTTTAATATGCCCAACTTTCGATTAATTTAATTCAAACTATAATTTACTAATTTCTCATTCAATAACGCTaggatttttattatatatttatatgcaCGTGTTTTAAATAAGATGAGTTTACAAaactaattttattaatatggATTTCAAGTAAATCTATACCCATACACATCTATACATATAAATTAAACACAATGAGATTACAAACGCTAATTTTGATATTTCAGTCACATCACAAATTAAAAAAGACCAAAAGTGGGGATTATAGAAAATAATCTTGATATCTTGATGCgtcattttttaaaatgaaaaaatcCCCTCAACTGTTGAATTTTTCcactttaaataataaattgtaAGGCAAAATTTAGAAATCCTCCACcccattatataaaataaaaaaaataaaaaaatattgatgcgCACAGGAACCATGTGTAACGATCTTGTAAATTCTGTATAAATCACGTGAAATACACTCATGGATGAATTGGACGTTAAAATATGAAACATGCTCGTGTGGGCTTTACTTGAAATTTGCATCATCCATCGAAAATCAATCTATAGAGTTAGATCTACCTATTGAACGGAATAGGTAGGAAATCTATATATCATGGTATCACACTTAAAGATTCACAAACATACAAGAAGGTCCAGTTGGTTAACTCGCTAATCTAAAATTGCTGAGTCATGATAGGCGATAGCTATACCAAATGAAGGAAAACCTCTAGAAATTTCATCATCCGATAGCGATGTTACAACCGGGTATTAAATTTTTACCAGATATAAGCAGATTAAATATCAACTTCAGGCATCTGATCTCCGATAGAGCAGATTGGAATAGCAGCAGGTAACTCCACATAATCGAAGTCATCAGTTATTCCTACCTATTCAACATAATGGAAAAATGTTTAGGTGTGTGCTGGCTAGAAAGTAGAAGCAGCGGAGATCTAAGTCATAAGATATGAAGTTCCATTTTTGTTTTCTAGTTTTTGTACTTTGTTTGTTGGACATAATAAGATTTATTCATCGATTCAAGTGCTACTATGTAAATTACGTACCTCGTTGTAAAGGTTATCAAGTTGCTCTTTTGCTTGAGGGAAGTTTTTTGAACACCACTGTCGCAGAGTGAAGATGTTATCTGTAAAGGAAAACATGAACGTGATAGACAGGGAGACCAAGGAAATAATTGAGGGGTACCAGTTTTGGGAATCTCATAATAATTGAAAGGGTATTGGATTATATGAATAACCTGTCCATCTGTTGGTTGCTGCATGGGCTACTTCAATAGTATTTTCTGCAGACAGGCATCAAAGTTAAGAACACAGCAGACAGTAGAGTTATTGAGAACCATAGAAGTCAAAAGAGAATTCTCATTTGAATTTTAGtcagtaaaattttaaatttcttaaaCAGAAGAGAATGATGATGCCCAACTCATTGCTTCAAAGGTAGCCGGATCATTGTCAGCATATTGTGCGATCTCATCCTGAGAAGAAAGACAACAAATCAACTTCAGGGTCAAAGTATTGGAAATGGAATATCTATctcaatgaaagaaaatatgagACTCAACCTTAAGCGCATTATATTTCTGTTCGATTGCTTTGAGCTCGTCAAGTGCCTCATCTCGTTCATCCTAATATATTAATGAAGCTGATAAGGCATTGAATATGACATGGAAAATAAGTTATGCAGCTATGAGAAAGCATAGATGTGGAAACAATGCACTCACAGATTCCTCTCGTCCCTTTTTCAGAGAATTGCAGTGATCAACTTGTTCTATGTATCTTTTTTTACAACATTGAAGTTCAGAGTCGAGCTTTTTGTGTATGTTTCTTAGCTGTAGACACAAACCAATGTATTGGCAAAATCGGATGATGGAAAATATACTTCTAGTTTCCAGATATGAATTGAAATGTCAGATCACCTGGTTGCCAGCACAGCTAGGAAGGCTCCAAAAATATACCTGAAttttattatgatatgattcaAGGACAGTTATTATGGCAACATTTGCAAAGGTATGTCAAAGGGGAATGATATAAAGCATAAAAAACGAGTTCAAAGAAGATATACTGTTCCCATTGACTATATGGAAGAGTTAACTAACCGAAGTTCCTATCTTGTCCTTGAAAACAAGGTCATC from the Primulina eburnea isolate SZY01 chromosome 3, ASM2296580v1, whole genome shotgun sequence genome contains:
- the LOC140825893 gene encoding meiotic nuclear division protein 1 homolog isoform X2 — translated: MLQIFYDSQDFFLLKELEKLGPKKGVIMQSVKDVIQSLVDDDLVFKDKIGTSVYFWSLPSCAGNQLRNIHKKLDSELQCCKKRYIEQVDHCNSLKKGREESDERDEALDELKAIEQKYNALKDEIAQYADNDPATFEAMKNTIEVAHAATNRWTDNIFTLRQWCSKNFPQAKEQLDNLYNEVGITDDFDYVELPAAIPICSIGDQMPEVDI
- the LOC140825893 gene encoding meiotic nuclear division protein 1 homolog isoform X1; translation: MSKKRGLSLEEKREKMLQIFYDSQDFFLLKELEKLGPKKGVIMQSVKDVIQSLVDDDLVFKDKIGTSVYFWSLPSCAGNQLRNIHKKLDSELQCCKKRYIEQVDHCNSLKKGREESDERDEALDELKAIEQKYNALKDEIAQYADNDPATFEAMKNTIEVAHAATNRWTDNIFTLRQWCSKNFPQAKEQLDNLYNEVGITDDFDYVELPAAIPICSIGDQMPEVDI
- the LOC140825893 gene encoding meiotic nuclear division protein 1 homolog isoform X3, whose protein sequence is MQSVKDVIQSLVDDDLVFKDKIGTSVYFWSLPSCAGNQLRNIHKKLDSELQCCKKRYIEQVDHCNSLKKGREESDERDEALDELKAIEQKYNALKDEIAQYADNDPATFEAMKNTIEVAHAATNRWTDNIFTLRQWCSKNFPQAKEQLDNLYNEVGITDDFDYVELPAAIPICSIGDQMPEVDI